Proteins encoded by one window of Anoplopoma fimbria isolate UVic2021 breed Golden Eagle Sablefish chromosome 23, Afim_UVic_2022, whole genome shotgun sequence:
- the sema3aa gene encoding semaphorin-3aa isoform X2 — translation MDYLFGILVLLCGAVQPGRGVEPKHNVPRLKLSFKEMLESSNLVTFNGLANSSSYDAFLLDEERGRLLVGAEDHIFSFDLVNINRDHKQIAWPATPSKRDECKWAGKDLGKECSNFIRVLQPFNQTHLYICGTGAFHPICSFLEMGKRAEENIFRLASHFENGRGKSPYDPKMLSASLLIDGELYSGTSADFMGRDFAIFRTLGEHHPIRTEQHDSRWLNDPRFIGVHLIPESDNPEDDKVFLFFKENAMDGENTGKATIARIGQLCKNDMGGHRSLVNKWTTFLKARLMCSVPGVNGIDTHFDELQDVFLMSSKDPKNPVIYAVFTTSSNIFKGSAVCMYNMADIRRVFLGPYAHRDGPNYQWVPFQGRVPYPRPGTCPSKTFGGFDSTKDLPDEVITFARGHPAMYNPVHPIGGRPIMVRTDVDYQFSQLVVDRVEAEDGQYDVMFIGTDMGTVLKVVTIPRESWHDLEEVVLEEMTVFREPTPITAMELSTKQQQLYLGSGLGVSQMSLHRCEVYGKACAECCLARDPYCAWDGSECSRYFPTAKRRTRRQDIRNGDPLSQCSDLQHHDSDGLGGSVEDRVVFGVENSSMFLECSPKSQRALIYWQLQKPNDDRKHEIKLDDRVVRTDQGLLIRSLTQSDTGIYHCQAVEHGFIQPLLRLNLQVIPAQKLGDILPGLPSAGGGVGHSPKHRLWYRDFLSLLDHPDLNSVEEFCDRVWKKERKQKRVKTPNGNGQGKPDSTGGSNPALRPKALAPKAQKQQASPPQSRPWPQAGGPTVEGSAPSQPTQKAQPTLGMLSVQEPKNNQKTQNGQRGQGSSQAAGGSRASSQHAAKWRRMQENKKGRNRRTHELQRPRGAFEDKAQRPTHVTRSTQTSTNPCIHT, via the exons ATGGATTACCTGTTTGGGATTTTAGTGCTGCTGTGCGGGGCGGTGCAGCCGGGAAGAGGTGTGGAGCCCAAGCACAACGTACCCAGACTAAAGCTGTCATTCAAGG AGATGTTAGAGTCCAGTAACCTCGTCACCTTCAATGGCTTGGCCAACAGCTCGAGCTACGACGCTTTCCTATTGGATGAGGAGCGAGGGAGACTACTGGTCGGAGCCGAGGACCACATCTTCTCATTCGACCTCGTCAACATCAACAGAGACCACAAACAG ATTGCGTGGCCTGCCACCCCCTCGAAGAGGGATGAATGCAAGTGGGCAGGGAAAGACCTTGGG AAAGAGTGTTCTAACTTCATCCGGGTCCTCCAACCCTTCAACCAGACCCACCTGTACATCTGTGGCACAGGAGCCTTCCACCCCATCTGTTCTTTTCTGGAAATGGGCAAGAGGGCAGAG GAAAACATCTTTCGACTGGCCTCGCATTTCGAGAATGGCCGCGGGAAAAGCCCCTACGACCCCAAAATGCTCTCGGCCTCGCTTCTGATCG ATGGAGAGCTGTACTCTGGCACATCTGCTGATTTCATGGGAAGGGACTTTGCTATTTTCCGTACCCTGGGAGAACATCATCCAATCAGAACAGAGCAGCATGATTCAAGATGGCTCAatg aCCCCAGGTTCATAGGCGTTCACTTGATCCCAGAAAGTGACAACCCTGAAGACGATAaggtcttcctgtttttcaaGGAGAACGCCATGGACGGAGAGAACACTGGCAAGGCTACCATCGCCAGGATAGGACAACTGTGTAag AATGACATGGGAGGTCACAGGAGTCTGGTGAACAAGTGGACCACTTTCCTCAAGGCCCGGCTTATGTGTTCAGTGCCCGGGGTCAACGGCATTGATACACACTTTGATGAGCTGC AGGACGTGTTTCTCATGAGCTCCAAGGACCCAAAGAATCCAGTCATATACGCTGTGTTCACCACATCCAG TAACATCTTTAAAGGCTCAGCAGTGTGTATGTACAACATGGCAGACATCAGGAGGGTTTTCCTGGGTCCCTACGCACACAGAGATGGACCCAACTACCAGTGGGTGCCTTTCCAAGGGAGGGTGCCCTACCCACGCCCTGGCACT TGCCCCAGCAAGACATTTGGAGGATTCGACTCCACCAAGGACCTCCCTGATGAGGTCATCACCTTCGCCAGGGGTCACCCAGCCATGTACAACCCAGTGCACCCAATAGGCGGGCGTCCCATCATGGTGCGAACAGACGTGGACTACCAGTTCTCCCAGCTGGTGGTGGACAGGGTGGAGGCAGAGGACGGACAGTATGACGTCATGTTCATCGGGACAG ACATGGGCACAGTACTGAAGGTGGTGACCATACCCAGAGAGAGCTGGCATGACCTGGAAGAGGTTGTGCTTGAAGAGATGACCGTCTTTAGG GAGCCCACTCCCATTACTGCTATGGAGCTGTCAACCAAGCAG CAACAGCTGTACCTTGGCTCTGGCCTGGGCGTATCACAGATGTCTTTACATCGTTGTGAGGTGTATGGGAAAGCTTGCGCTGAGTGCTGCCTCGCCAGAGACCCTTATTGCGCCTGGGACGGAAGCGAGTGCTCGAGATACTTTCCTACGGCCAAGAG GCGAACCAGACGGCAGGACATCAGAAACGGAGACCCCCTCTCCCAATGCTCAGATCTCCAGCATCACG ATTCGGACGGCTTAGGAGGCAGCGTGGAGGACCGGGTTGTGTTCGGTGTGGAGAACAGCAGCATGTTCCTTGAGTGCAGCCCAAAGTCTCAGAGAGCTCTCATCTACTGGCAGCTGCAGAAGCCCAACGACGACCGCAAGCACGAG ATCAAGCTAGATGACAGGGTGGTCCGTACAGACCAGGGCCTGCTCATACGCAGTCTGACCCAGTCGGACACAGGTATCTACCACTGCCAGGCTGTCGAGCACGGCTTCATCCAGCCCCTACTGCGCCTCAACCTCCAGGTCATCCCCGCCCAGAAACTGGGTGACATCCTACCCGGACTCCCCAGTGCAGGAGGCGGGGTCGGTCACTCTCCCAAACACAGGCTGTGGTATCGCGATTTCCTGTCCCTCTTGGACCACCCAGACCTCAACAGCGTGGAAGAGTTTTGCGATCGAGTTTGGAAGAAAGAACGCAAACAGAAGAGGGTGAAGACGCCTAACGGCAACGGTCAGGGGAAACCCGACAGCACTGGCGGTTCAAACCCTGCATTACGGCCCAAAGCTTTAGCTCCTAAAGCCCAGAAGCAGCAAGCCAGTCCACCACAGAGCAGGCCATGGCCCCAGGCTGGAGGACCAACCGTAGAAGGGTCAGCACCAAGCCAGCCTACCCAGAAAGCTCAACCAACTCTGGGTATGTTGAGTGTCCAGGAACCAAAGAACAATCAGAAGACGCAAAATGGCCAGAGGGGGCAGGGCAGCTCTCAGGCTGCGGGGGGGTCTCGGGCGAGCAGCCAGCACGCAGCCAAGTGGAGACGGATGCAGGAAAATAAGAAGGGACGCAACAGGAGGACCCACGAGCTTCAAAGACCCCGCGGAGCGTTTGAGGATAAAGCACAGAGACCCACACATGTAACCAGATctacacaaacaagcacaaaccCATGCatccacacataa
- the sema3aa gene encoding semaphorin-3aa isoform X1: MDYLFGILVLLCGAVQPGRGVEPKHNVPRLKLSFKEMLESSNLVTFNGLANSSSYDAFLLDEERGRLLVGAEDHIFSFDLVNINRDHKQIAWPATPSKRDECKWAGKDLGKECSNFIRVLQPFNQTHLYICGTGAFHPICSFLEMGKRAEENIFRLASHFENGRGKSPYDPKMLSASLLIDGELYSGTSADFMGRDFAIFRTLGEHHPIRTEQHDSRWLNDPRFIGVHLIPESDNPEDDKVFLFFKENAMDGENTGKATIARIGQLCKNDMGGHRSLVNKWTTFLKARLMCSVPGVNGIDTHFDELQDVFLMSSKDPKNPVIYAVFTTSSNIFKGSAVCMYNMADIRRVFLGPYAHRDGPNYQWVPFQGRVPYPRPGTCPSKTFGGFDSTKDLPDEVITFARGHPAMYNPVHPIGGRPIMVRTDVDYQFSQLVVDRVEAEDGQYDVMFIGTDMGTVLKVVTIPRESWHDLEEVVLEEMTVFREPTPITAMELSTKQQQLYLGSGLGVSQMSLHRCEVYGKACAECCLARDPYCAWDGSECSRYFPTAKRRTRRQDIRNGDPLSQCSDLQHHEDSDGLGGSVEDRVVFGVENSSMFLECSPKSQRALIYWQLQKPNDDRKHEIKLDDRVVRTDQGLLIRSLTQSDTGIYHCQAVEHGFIQPLLRLNLQVIPAQKLGDILPGLPSAGGGVGHSPKHRLWYRDFLSLLDHPDLNSVEEFCDRVWKKERKQKRVKTPNGNGQGKPDSTGGSNPALRPKALAPKAQKQQASPPQSRPWPQAGGPTVEGSAPSQPTQKAQPTLGMLSVQEPKNNQKTQNGQRGQGSSQAAGGSRASSQHAAKWRRMQENKKGRNRRTHELQRPRGAFEDKAQRPTHVTRSTQTSTNPCIHT; encoded by the exons ATGGATTACCTGTTTGGGATTTTAGTGCTGCTGTGCGGGGCGGTGCAGCCGGGAAGAGGTGTGGAGCCCAAGCACAACGTACCCAGACTAAAGCTGTCATTCAAGG AGATGTTAGAGTCCAGTAACCTCGTCACCTTCAATGGCTTGGCCAACAGCTCGAGCTACGACGCTTTCCTATTGGATGAGGAGCGAGGGAGACTACTGGTCGGAGCCGAGGACCACATCTTCTCATTCGACCTCGTCAACATCAACAGAGACCACAAACAG ATTGCGTGGCCTGCCACCCCCTCGAAGAGGGATGAATGCAAGTGGGCAGGGAAAGACCTTGGG AAAGAGTGTTCTAACTTCATCCGGGTCCTCCAACCCTTCAACCAGACCCACCTGTACATCTGTGGCACAGGAGCCTTCCACCCCATCTGTTCTTTTCTGGAAATGGGCAAGAGGGCAGAG GAAAACATCTTTCGACTGGCCTCGCATTTCGAGAATGGCCGCGGGAAAAGCCCCTACGACCCCAAAATGCTCTCGGCCTCGCTTCTGATCG ATGGAGAGCTGTACTCTGGCACATCTGCTGATTTCATGGGAAGGGACTTTGCTATTTTCCGTACCCTGGGAGAACATCATCCAATCAGAACAGAGCAGCATGATTCAAGATGGCTCAatg aCCCCAGGTTCATAGGCGTTCACTTGATCCCAGAAAGTGACAACCCTGAAGACGATAaggtcttcctgtttttcaaGGAGAACGCCATGGACGGAGAGAACACTGGCAAGGCTACCATCGCCAGGATAGGACAACTGTGTAag AATGACATGGGAGGTCACAGGAGTCTGGTGAACAAGTGGACCACTTTCCTCAAGGCCCGGCTTATGTGTTCAGTGCCCGGGGTCAACGGCATTGATACACACTTTGATGAGCTGC AGGACGTGTTTCTCATGAGCTCCAAGGACCCAAAGAATCCAGTCATATACGCTGTGTTCACCACATCCAG TAACATCTTTAAAGGCTCAGCAGTGTGTATGTACAACATGGCAGACATCAGGAGGGTTTTCCTGGGTCCCTACGCACACAGAGATGGACCCAACTACCAGTGGGTGCCTTTCCAAGGGAGGGTGCCCTACCCACGCCCTGGCACT TGCCCCAGCAAGACATTTGGAGGATTCGACTCCACCAAGGACCTCCCTGATGAGGTCATCACCTTCGCCAGGGGTCACCCAGCCATGTACAACCCAGTGCACCCAATAGGCGGGCGTCCCATCATGGTGCGAACAGACGTGGACTACCAGTTCTCCCAGCTGGTGGTGGACAGGGTGGAGGCAGAGGACGGACAGTATGACGTCATGTTCATCGGGACAG ACATGGGCACAGTACTGAAGGTGGTGACCATACCCAGAGAGAGCTGGCATGACCTGGAAGAGGTTGTGCTTGAAGAGATGACCGTCTTTAGG GAGCCCACTCCCATTACTGCTATGGAGCTGTCAACCAAGCAG CAACAGCTGTACCTTGGCTCTGGCCTGGGCGTATCACAGATGTCTTTACATCGTTGTGAGGTGTATGGGAAAGCTTGCGCTGAGTGCTGCCTCGCCAGAGACCCTTATTGCGCCTGGGACGGAAGCGAGTGCTCGAGATACTTTCCTACGGCCAAGAG GCGAACCAGACGGCAGGACATCAGAAACGGAGACCCCCTCTCCCAATGCTCAGATCTCCAGCATCACG AAGATTCGGACGGCTTAGGAGGCAGCGTGGAGGACCGGGTTGTGTTCGGTGTGGAGAACAGCAGCATGTTCCTTGAGTGCAGCCCAAAGTCTCAGAGAGCTCTCATCTACTGGCAGCTGCAGAAGCCCAACGACGACCGCAAGCACGAG ATCAAGCTAGATGACAGGGTGGTCCGTACAGACCAGGGCCTGCTCATACGCAGTCTGACCCAGTCGGACACAGGTATCTACCACTGCCAGGCTGTCGAGCACGGCTTCATCCAGCCCCTACTGCGCCTCAACCTCCAGGTCATCCCCGCCCAGAAACTGGGTGACATCCTACCCGGACTCCCCAGTGCAGGAGGCGGGGTCGGTCACTCTCCCAAACACAGGCTGTGGTATCGCGATTTCCTGTCCCTCTTGGACCACCCAGACCTCAACAGCGTGGAAGAGTTTTGCGATCGAGTTTGGAAGAAAGAACGCAAACAGAAGAGGGTGAAGACGCCTAACGGCAACGGTCAGGGGAAACCCGACAGCACTGGCGGTTCAAACCCTGCATTACGGCCCAAAGCTTTAGCTCCTAAAGCCCAGAAGCAGCAAGCCAGTCCACCACAGAGCAGGCCATGGCCCCAGGCTGGAGGACCAACCGTAGAAGGGTCAGCACCAAGCCAGCCTACCCAGAAAGCTCAACCAACTCTGGGTATGTTGAGTGTCCAGGAACCAAAGAACAATCAGAAGACGCAAAATGGCCAGAGGGGGCAGGGCAGCTCTCAGGCTGCGGGGGGGTCTCGGGCGAGCAGCCAGCACGCAGCCAAGTGGAGACGGATGCAGGAAAATAAGAAGGGACGCAACAGGAGGACCCACGAGCTTCAAAGACCCCGCGGAGCGTTTGAGGATAAAGCACAGAGACCCACACATGTAACCAGATctacacaaacaagcacaaaccCATGCatccacacataa